One Onthophagus taurus isolate NC chromosome 11, IU_Otau_3.0, whole genome shotgun sequence genomic window carries:
- the LOC111418553 gene encoding general transcription factor II-I repeat domain-containing protein 2-like — MKPFSDGEYIKECLIAAAEDISPEKVHIYKQISLSHQTVARRVDDISNEISLNLNEHTKQFVYYSLALDETTDIKDTSQLAIFIRGVDNKLKVTEELLDLVSLKDTITGKDIKDAVLKCAEDRQLDLKKLIGITTDGAPSMIGKNIGAVTLICKHIESLGQNTSFLDLFICHCFLHIENLCAQSLNMSHVMSVVINIINKIKNNSLKHRQFQEYLRELESEYCDLIYYAKIRWLSRGKCLLRFWNLREEIRIFMNENGEDVPQLYDEKWLLDLCFLIDITTKLNELNQNLQGENKLITNCYQDIKTFIAKLKYFQNQLKSNNATHFPHLNDFEMENNPISEYSHNIKDLLEEFEKRFAYLEKFEQMFNIFNCPFNIDVNSAPGYLQLELIDLQSNSEMKLRFEDINIVDFYGKYIQEDKFPNLKKLAMCIVAANGTTYLCESFFSRLKLVKTKDRNRLTDANLTNQLRCATTKLEVDIKKISNKINKQVSH; from the coding sequence atgaaaccttTCTCGGATGGAGAATACATCAAAGAATGTTTAATTGCTGCAGCTGAAGATATTAGCCCGGAAAAAGttcatatttataaacaaataagtcTGTCTCATCAAACTGTTGCACGTAgagttgatgatatttccaatGAAATTTCCCTAAACCTCAATGAACATACCAAACAATTTGTGTACTACTCATTAGCTTTGGATGAAACAACCGATATCAAGGATACATCACAACTTGCTATATTTATTCGCGGAGTTGATAATAAGCTGAAAGTAACAGAAGAACTCCTTGATCTTGTGAGTCTGAAGGATACAATAACGGGCAAAGATATTAAAGATGCTGTTCTAAAATGCGCGGAAGATCGacaattagatttaaaaaaacttattggTATTACAACCGATGGAGCACCATCAATGATAGGAAAAAACATAGGAGCAGTTACTTTAATTTGCAAACATATTGAAAGCTTGGGACAAAATACAtcatttttggatttatttatttgtcatTGTTTTTTACATATAGAAAATCTATGTGCTCAGTCATTAAATATGTCTCACGTGATGTCAGttgtcattaatattattaacaaaataaaaaataattcattaaaacaCCGCCAGTTTCAAGAATACCTTCGCGAACTGGAGTCCGAGTACTGTGACCTAATATATTACGCCAAAATACGATGGTTGAGTCgtggaaaatgtttattaagattttggAACCTCAGGGAAGAAATTAGAATTTTCATGAATGAGAACGGCGAAGACGTTCCACAATTATACGATGAAAAATGGTTGTTGGATTTGTGTTTCTTAATAGATATCAcaactaaattaaatgaacTAAATCAGAATCTTCAaggagaaaataaattaattacgaaTTGCTATCAAGACATAAAGACATTCAttgctaaattaaaatattttcaaaatcaactGAAATCGAATAATGCCACACATTTCCCTCACTTAAATGATTTCGAAATGGAAAATAATCCCATTTCCGAATATTCGcataatattaaagatttgcttgaggaatttgaaaaaagattTGCCTACctagaaaaatttgaacaaatgttcaatatttttaattgtccaTTTAATATTGATGTGAATTCAGCTCCAGGTTATTTACAACTGGAACTTATCGATCTGCAGTCCAACtcagaaatgaaattaaggttTGAGGACATCAATATAGTCGACTTTTATGGAAAATATATCCAGGAAGATAAATTtcctaatttgaaaaaattagcTATGTGTATTGTGGCAGCAAACGGCACAACATATCTCTGTGAGTCATTTTTTTCTAGATTAAAATTAGTCAAAACCAAAGACCGTAACAGGCTCACCGACGCAAATTTGACGAATCAGTTACGTTGTGCCACAACAAAATTAGaagttgatattaaaaaaatttcaaataaaataaataaacaagtttCACATTAA
- the LOC111414809 gene encoding titin-like, translating into MTLVSKKLYFQVICLLCAICVAQIGTSSSSEEIDVALPTFESSRALKDEFNMDNKWKAVDPVPLDTSGWIPELNPQPETVPKDGEVPKRRRIRKRKRRPPMVSLTETQQNQEEEKTLPTNTRRRPQLEEQQMWNEMIHEERVTNYKRRRIIPTYQPHIEKDDVKEGTQTEKGVLIDNEALNLKMLLKQAGSLSEILQKRNLTLSDLLNGEKKALYALTEKTNEVESITEYKNPVEEEHEIEIITKPPEKPEIVKEVNVQSLFINQNNLKYNVNVSSNNQEKPNKLGNIIVIDYKPNINEFGNDFYRESTSHAESSTKAPKTSQTIRLPVTNAKLNRYSIPRIIPNKNNSPHTPEPPKPYSIPVSELLNILMGPPKETKKEDEPLRMSFDLNKVSEEKNKFEDVTEAIKTIELLRTTGLIRTTERIPEKIAAITAKDEIFEILKDINTKESLTKILTNRNMTIDDLVELRERGSSQKHLADLFHNKTKEPEPEKVFIGKFVHFKPTERVPKSRRPTEVVITTKKSTTESSDEENLEENQDKSKYTITSFPTYKIEMDKKYKEVISETIWKDYDKLYHSTHQKGTVENLDEIEDVLTVNDEISSNSISENGNEKLNIDERDKLQDEEGNIFIKLPYGVKHAILASLLIIGVSLFIFVTILVIFKWSQKHKRRLCYNGSFSCTKFNSILEDGQKRTFKTFVSETLGRKKHFYKQHLQSMSDTWENDKKPFQ; encoded by the exons ATGACTTTAGTATCCAAAAAACtctattttcaagtgattTGTCTTTTATGTGCTATTTGTGTCGCCCAAATCGGAACGTCTTCTTCGTCAGAAGAAATTGACGTTGCCTTACCGACATTCGAAAGCTCTCGAGCTTTAAAAGATGAATTTAATATGGATAAT AAATGGAAGGCGGTTGATCCTGTGCCTTTAGATACAAGCGGATGGATTCCCGAATTAAATCCACAACCGGAAACTGTACCTAAAGATGGTGAAGTCCCAAAACGGCGCAGAATACGAAAAAGAAAACGTCGCCCTCCCATGGTTTCGTTAACGGAAACTCAACAAaatcaagaagaagaaaaaactcTCCCAACTAACACAAGAAGAAGACCTCAGCTAGAAGAACAACAAATGTGGAATGAAATGATCCATGAAGAACGTGTAACTAATTACAAACGAAGAAGAATTATCCCAACTTATCAACCCCACATCGAAAAAGATGACGTAAAAGAAGGCACTCAAACCGAAAAAGGTGTTTTAATAGACAATGaagctttaaatttaaaaatgttattaaaacaagCTGGAAGTTTAAGCGAAATTTTACAGAAAAGGAATTTAACTTTATCGGACCTCTTGAATGGCGAAAAGAAAGCACTTTATGCTTTAACCGAGAAAACGAATGAAGTTGAAAGTATAACTGAATATAAAAATCCCGTTGAAGAAGAACACGAAATCGAAATTATAACGAAACCTCCCGAAAAACCcgaaattgttaaagaagtaAATGtgcaaagtttgtttataaatcaaaacaaccTCAAATATAACGTTAATGTTTCTTCGAATAACCAAGAAAAACCGAATAAATTAGGAAACATCATCGTAATTGATTACAAACCGAATATAAACGAATttggaaatgatttttatcgGGAATCAACATCTCATGCAGAATCATCGACGAAAGCGCCCAAAACATCACAAACAATTCGATTACCGGTTACAAACGCGAAATTAAATCGATATTCAATCCCGAGAATTAtcccaaataaaaataattcccCACATACTCCGGAACCCCCAAAACCTTACAGCATTCCAGTTAGTGAACTCTTAAACATCTTAATGGGGCCCCcaaaagaaactaaaaaagaAGACGAACCACTAAGAATGTCGTTCGATCTTAATAAAGTTtcagaagaaaaaaataaatttgaagatgTAACTGAAGCAATAAAAACGATCGAATTATTAAGAACAACCGGATTAATTCGAACAACCGAAAGAATCCCCGAAAAAATCGCAGCAATAACAGCCAAAGATGAAATTTTCGAAATCTTAAAAGATATAAACACGAAAGAAAGTTTAACAAAGATATTAACAAATCGTAATATGACTATTGATGATTTAGTTGAGTTGCGGGAACGAGGATCGAGTCAAAAACACCTTGCAGATCTTTTCCACAATAAAACTAAAGAACccgaacctgaaaaagtttttatcggaaaatttgttcattttaaacCGACGGAAAGGGTGCCGAAAAGTCGACGACCAACGGAGGTCGTTATCACAACGAAAAAATCAACCACCGAAAGTTCAGATGAAGAAAACTTGGAAGAAAATCAAGATAAAAGTAAATACACCATAACCAGTTTTCCAAcgtataaaattgaaatggataaaaaatacaaagaagTTATATCAGAAACGATATGGAAAGATTACGATAAACTTTATCATAGCACGCATCAAAAAGGAACGGTTGAAAATCTTGATGAAATCGAAGATGTATTAACCGTCAACGACGAAATCAGTTCTAATTCGATATCGGAAAATGGtaacgaaaaattaaatattgatgaaCGTGATAAGTTGCAAGATGAAgaaggaaatatttttataaaacttccTTACGGCGTTAAACATGCGATTCTAGCTAGTTTACTTATTATTGGAGTGTCCTTATTTATATTCGTAACcattttggttatttttaaatggtcCCAAAAGCATAAACGGAGACTCTGCTACAACGGGAGTTTTAGCTGCACAAAATTCAATTCTATATTAGAAGATGGGCAGAAGagaacttttaaaactttcgTGTCGGAAACTTTGGGTaggaaaaaacatttttacaaacaGCACTTACAAAGTATGTCAGATACGTgggaaaatgataaaaaaccTTTCcagtga
- the LOC111414810 gene encoding actin-histidine N-methyltransferase, producing the protein MGKKAHTRHVPKQQTKHRAAHNLTFGNELETQIDILLKLTTQTPNANVNKEFEAVKEIYAVLDKIRILENNIDSKYFRDDRSRLDVAILERFGTWLKEFGAKFEGTAIKEFDGYDLGLKAEVDIPVESLIIAVPRKLMLTVEAAKKSGLGHLIENDKIMQNMPNVALTIYLLFEKFSPDSFWEPYFNILPQNYSTVLYFNLEDLELLTGSPTFKSVLNQIKHISRQYAYFHKMISTAQDSACEVLRKRFTFKEYCWAVSTIMTRQNTIPSEDGKERVNALIPLWDMCNHTNGSISTDYNPELDRCECLAIKNFKAGDQLFIFYGPRTNADLFVHNGFVYEENEFDFYPLTLGVSQSDVLRDKRLEILGKLNIDLSVPFKLTKNSPPIDGDLLAFLRIFNMNEEQLNHWLSGDRCNDLTYSECALETVLEKKTWMFLQMRMKLLLSSYKTTLDEDLGMISNKNSCNKNLIIRLKVTEKRILYCVLEYAEQCLKQFI; encoded by the exons ATGGGGAAAAAAGCCCACACGAGGCACGTACCAAAACAACAAACCAAACACCGAGCAGCACATAACCTTACTTTCGGTAAcgaactcgaaacgcaaatcgATATCCTTCTTAAACTCACCACTCAAACCCCAAATGCGAACGTTAACAAAGAATTTGAAGCCGTAAAAGAAATTTACGCGGTTCTAGACAAGATaagaatattagaaaataatatcGATAGTAAATATTTCCGCGATGATCGAAGTAGGTTGGACGTCGCCATTTTAGAACGGTTTGGAACTTGGCTAAAAGAGTTTGGCGCCAAATTTGAAGGAACAGCTATAAAAGAATTCGACGGTTATGATTTGGGTTTAAAAGCGGAAGTTGATATCCCGGTCGAATCTTTAATTATAGCCGTACCAAGAAAGCTGATGTTAACTGTAGAAGCGGCTAAAAAATCTGGGTTAGGTCATTTAATCGAAAATGACAAAATCATGCAAAATATGCCGAACGTTGCTTTAACAATTTACctactttttgagaaattttctccGGATTCTTTCTGGGAACCGTATTTTAATATACTTCCGCAGAATTACTCAACCGttttatactttaatttagaagATCTCGAGCTATTGACGGGATCTCCGACGTTCAAAAGTGTTTTGAATCAAATAAAGCACATTTCTAGGCAATACGCGTACTTTCATAAGATGATATCTACAGCTCAGGATTCTGCATGCGAGGTATTAAGGAAAAGATTTACGTTTAAAGAGTACTG TTGGGCtgtttcaacaattatgaCACGGCAAAATACAATTCCTTCCGAAGATGGAAAAGAACGGGTTAATGCACTTATTCCACTTTGGGATATGTGTAATCATACAAATGGAAGT atATCAACTGATTACAACCCCGAATTAGATAGATGTGAATGTCTCgctataaaaaattttaaagctggagatcaattatttattttttatggtcCAAGAACAAACGCAGATTTATTCGTCCATAATgg atttgtctatgaagaaaatgaatttgatttttatccgTTAACTTTAGGAGTGAGTCAATCAGATGTTCTTCGTGATAAGCGCCTAgaaattcttggaaaattaAACATCGACTTATCAGTTCCGtttaaattaacgaaaaattctccgccaATTGATGGTGATTTATTGGCCTTCTTAAGAATATTTAACATGAATGAAGAACAATTAAATCATTGGTTATCCGGAGATAGATGTAACGATTTAACTTACAGCGAATGCGCGTTGGAAACTGTTTTGGAAAAGAAAACGTGGATGTTTCTTCAAATGAGAATGAAATTGCTGCTTTCTTCCTACAAAACAACTTTAGATGAAGATTTAGGTATgattagtaataaaaatagttgtaataaaaacttaattatacGGTTGAAAGTTACTGAAAAAAGAATACTTTATTGCGTCTTAGAGTATGCTGAGCAATgtcttaaacaatttatttaa
- the LOC111414822 gene encoding neuropeptide-like 3: MIKLIFTLIPFLMVTRADPGYYGAHGFGPLLGHALPAPVLPAPTIIKTPVIAPAPVIAPAPVLAPAPIYKAVAPASSYATVTQVHVTHPAVVKAVIAPQPIVKSIAYPAHFPAFGHGFH; the protein is encoded by the exons ATGATCAAATTA atatttactTTGATACCATTTTTAATGGTAACTCGAGCTGATCCTGGGTATTACGGAGCTCACGGTTTTGGTCCACTTCTTGGTCATGCTCTTCCTGCGCCAGTTTTACCAGCTCCAACTATCATTAAAACGCCAGTTATTGCGCCAGCTCCAGTTATAGCACCTGCTCCAGTATTAGCTCCAGCTCCTATTTATAAAGCTGTGGCACCAGCTAGTAGTTACGCAACAGTTACCCAAGTGCATGTTACACATCCTGCAGTTGTCAAG GCTGTTATAGCTCCTCAACCAATTGTAAAATCGATTGCTTATCCAGCTCATTTCCCTGCATTTGGACATggatttcattaa